DNA sequence from the Brachybacterium sp. P6-10-X1 genome:
TGCTGTGCGACGTCTCCGCCGTGGCGAACGACTGGTTGCCCACGGGCAGACCGCTGATCATCACCCGCTCCACCGATCCGCAGGCGCACGATGCCGCCACCGAGCTGCTCGGCGTGGTGCCGCGCCTGACCGCCGCGGACGCGGCCGACGCCGGGCGGACGACGCACGAGCTGATCGAGCACGACCCGCTGCGGGAGAAGCGGATCGAGCTGACCGAGTACTACCTCGGGGACACCACCCCCGGCGCCTCCCTGCAACGGTTCCTGGATGCCTGCCGCCACCTGTCCGCCCGCCGGGACGAACTGTGGAGTCGGATCCAGGAGAACGAGGGCATCGCCTCCCCCGAGGCGAGCTGAGCCGCCCGCTGACGCGGGAGCCGAACCGATCGATCGCGAGTGAGGGACGAGTGAGGGATGAGACTCGCCCTCCCGTGTGCCGCCCGGGAAAGCCACCGCGGACTTGTACAGTGAACGCCACGGGCCGTCCCGGTGACAGCCCCGTGAACTCGACGGATGCGGGCCTGTGACCAGGTGACCCGTCACCTGTGCGCCGACCCGCCACCCCGCACGAAGGAACCCATATGTACTCACTCATCCTCCTCAACGGTGGGATAGGCTCTCGCACCGGTGCGAACCAGCCGAAACAGCTCCTCAAACTCCGAGGGATACCGATCCTGGTGTACGCACTCGTCACCGCGGACCGGGTCGAGCAGATCTCGCAGATCGTGGTGAACTACCCCCCGGATTGGCGCGGGCAGGTCGAGGAGGTCCTCGAGGCCTATGCGATCTCGACGCCGGTCACGCTGGTGGAGGCCGGGGAGTCCCGGCACTCCTCGGTCGCCGCGATGCTCCCGCACTGCACCAACGACGACGTGATCATCCACGAGTCGGCGCGTCCCCTGGTGCAGACCTCCGACTTCCAGCGGCTGATCGACTCGGATCATCGCAACGTCTCGCTGATGTCCGAGATCTCCTTCACGGTCGCTCCCGTGGACCCGGAGACCTCCGCGGTCACCGGCTCCCTCGAGCGCGATCGGCTGCGCAACGTGCAGCTGCCGCAGAAGTTCTCGAAGTCCGACCTGCAGGGTGCGCACACGCGGGCCCTGGAGCGGGAGACCGAGTACACCGAGGACGCCACGCTGGTCGCCGACAGCGGGTTCCCCGTCCACTTCGTCGACGGCTCGGACCGCAACTTCAAGGTCACCACCAGCACCGATCTGAAGATGGCAGGATTCCTCCTGCGACCCGAGGAGGACGACGATGAGTAAGACCGCGCTCGTCACCGGAGCATCGCGAGGCATCGGCCTCGAGACCACACGCCGCTTCATCCTCAACAACGACGACATCACCACCGTGGTGATGTGCGCGCGTGACTCCGAGGACTTCGACCACAACGTCGCCGAGCTCGAGAAGGAGCTGCCCATCGGGCGCCGGATCGTGCCGATCAAGGTCGACGTCGGCGACCGCCCGGCCCTGAAGAAGGCGATCAAGCAGGCGCACGCCGAGGTCGGCAACATCGACGTGCTGGTCAACAACGCCGGATACACCAATCCGGTGCCGCTCCAGCAGGTCAAGATGGCCGACTTCGAGAAGACGATCAACGTGAACCTCTACGGTCCGTTCACCATCGTCAAGACGCTGCTGAACCGGGGCAACCGCTTCGATCTCATCGTCAACATCGCCTCGACCGCCGGTATCAACGGCCGCTCCGGCTGGCTCACGTACTCGGCCTCGAAGGCCGCCGTGATCAACATGAGCCAGGTGATGCGCGAGGAGCTGTCCATCTACGGCACCCGCGTCGTGTGCCTCTCCCCCGGGCGCACGGCGACGGACCTGCGCAAGACGCTCGCCCCGGACGAGGATCCCAGCACGATCATGCAGCCCGAGCACGTCGCCCAGGTCATCAACACGATGTCCTCGCCGGTGGGCCGCTTCATCGATTCGGAGAACATCGTCGTGCGTCAATGACCCCGGCGCGTTCATGACGCAGGGCCCGTGCACCACTGGTGCACGGGCCCTGCTCTCGTCCGGCGCGGGAACCGCCGCGGGGCCTCAGCCCTCTTTCCCGGCCTTCGCAGCCTTCGCGGCGGAACGCTTGCGCTGCGCGTTCCGTGCGTGGACGTACTCCTTGTAGGTCTGGCACACCTCGCGCGAATCGCCGTCCATCACCAGTCGGCCCTCATGGACCCACAGCACCCGCGTGCACATGCTCTGGACCGTCGCCAGCGAGTGGCTGACCAGGAAGACGGTGCCCGCGGACTGCCGGATCTCGTCCATCCGGGCCTTGCTCTTGGCGCGGAAGTGGGCGTCGCCGGTGGCCAGCGCCTCGTCGATCATGAGGATGTCCGGTACCGCGGAGGCGGAGATGGCGAAACGCAGCCGCGCCCCCATGCCGGAGGAATAGGACTTCATCGGCAGGTTCACGAAGTCGCCGATCTCGGCGAAGTCGACGATCTCCTGGTACTTGGCCCGGGTCTCCTCGAGGGTCAGACCGTTGGCGAGTGCGCCGATCATGATGTTGCGCTCGCCGGTGAGGTCCTTCATGAGCACGGCGTTCACACCGAGCAGCGAGGGGTTGCTGGCGACGTGCACCGTCCCCCCCGCCGGGGGCACGAGCCCTGCGATGGCGCGCAGCAGGGTCGACTTGCCCGAGCCGTTCACGCCGATGATGCCGATGGCCTCGCCGTGGCGGGCGGCGAAGGAGATCCCCTTGATCGCCTTGACCTCACGGACCGGCGGGTCCGCGGCGCCGCGGCGCGCCAGGCGGCCCAGCAGGCCGGACTTCCGCCCCGGTCCGTGCCCGACCTTCTTCGCGCCGAAAACGCGATAGGACACGTGCAGATCGTTGACCAGCAGGGAGAGCTGGTCCGAGGGGATCTCCTCGGGCGGCGCCTGGTCCAGGTCCTCCGGATCGATCTCGAAGTCGATCTCGTCATGGGTATCAGTCACGTCCGTACCGCTCCTCTCCGCCCCAGAACACGAGGAATCCGATGACGCTGAACAGCACCGCCCAGATGACCCCGAACAGCCACATCGTGGCATCGGGGGTGTACGCGGGCTCGTTCAGCAGCGAGGAGCGCACCAGGTAGAGGTACACGGCCACCGGCTGGTACTCCAGGATCCACCCCCAGCTGAACACGCCCACGACCCGCTCCATGGAGAAGATCACGCCGGAGGCGTACATCAGCACCCGCATGACGTGGGGCAGCAGGTTGTCCAGGTCCGGCGTCATCGCGACCCACCGCGCCACCATGAAGGCGCAGCCCGTCGAGAAGATCCACATCAGGATCACCGCCGGGATCAGCAGCAGCCAGTACCAGTCGATCGTGACCTTCCCCGCGATGGGCAGGAACCCGGAGAGGTACGAGATCACACACATGACCACCAGGGCCGGGCCCAGGACGGTGAGCTCCGCGAGCACGCCGGCGATCGGGAGCACCGCACGGGGGAACTGCACCGAGCGCACCAGGTTCATGTTCTTGTTCAGCGAGTGGGCGCCGGCCATGACCGAGCGCTCGAAGAAGCGGAACATGAACACGCCGACCACGATGAACGCGATCGTGTTCTCGATCCCCTGCCGGCCGATCTGCAGCAGGAACCCGAAGATCAGCACGTACACCGACGCGTTGATGATCGGCGAGATCAGCGTCCAGACCTGACCCAGGTAGGTGCCCTGGTTCTCGGAATACGCCTTGGACACGGCCATCACCCGGATGAACGCGCGACGCTCCCACAGCTCCTTGAAGTACGCACCCAGCCGGGGGCGGACCCCGATCGCCTCGAGAGCGTTGTCCCGGACGGCGGCGTCCACGGCGGACGGTGCGAAGGTGCGCTCCAGCGGGGGCGGCACCGTCGGTACTGCCTCGAGCCCTGGCTCGACATTCGTCAAGACGCTGCTCCCATCTCGCCGAGGGCGATTGCTTCGCGGCCGTACGGTCCTCGGACTGTCGTTCATGATAGCGACGGGGCCGTCCACGTCCGGGACCCCTGCCGCATGCGAGCACCCACCTTACGGTGGGATCCGCTCACACCCCAGGCGCGGTGACGCACACCGCTCGTGAGCGTGACGAGGCGCTCAGACCCCGGCGAACTGCGTCCGGACACCCGCGGCACACGCCGCGATCGGCGCCTCCGACGCCCTCTCCGGGAGGCTGCAGGCCCTCAGAGTTCGCGCAGCGCCCGCGTGAGTCCCTCCTGCAGGTCATGCAGGCCGACGGGCTCGGCGTAGCCGTCGATCACGGCATCGACGACGGCGCGCAGGGACTGCGGTCCCCCGGTCGGCACCGTGTACTCGCGGTAACGATCCGCGACCGGATAGGCCGAGTAGTAGTCGTGGAACTTGTACAGCCCGCCCTTGAGCCTGTCGCCGAGGCGGATGTGGGCGTTCGGGACGCCCAGGGCGTCGGAGAAGATGAGCCCGTGCAGGCTCGAGGAGATCACGGCGTCGCAGGCGGCGATCTCCCGGGCGACCTCCTGCGGGGTCCACGCCACGTCGATCACCCGGACGCCGGGGCCCAGCGCTCGCATCTGCTCGACCACCGGCGAGGAGACGTCGTGGTAGTGCGGGATCACGCCGAGCGAGTAGCGCTTCCTCACGGTGCCCTCCACCAGCAGCGGAGCGAGGATCCCGGGGTCACCCAGGGCGATCTCGCGCGAGGAGAGGTTCTCGACCCGTCCCAAGGTGGATCGGCCCCGCACCGCGAGCGCGTCGAGCCGGGCGGGCTCCTCCCCGTCGGCCGCGGCGCGGATGAATCCGCTGCCCCAGATGCGGGGCTGGTTCTGCTGCCGGCGCTTGAGGATCATCTGCACCACGGAGCCGGCGCCGACCAGGTCGCACCTCTCCGGGGGCGCCCAGGTGACCCGCCGTCCGGTCAGGCGCTCGACCAGCGGCGGGGTGAGCTCGTCGCCGAAGTTCAGTCGGTGGGGGTACTTCCAGCGCCACCAGAAGGTCTTGATCGGAGCGCTCATGAGCGCCGGTCCCGGACGCGACGGACGACGCCGGTGAGCGCGGGGCCGACGACGGGGAGCCCACGGACCGTCGAGGCCACCCGGTCCCGCGCCTCCCGCAGCCGGTCACTGCGGGTGCGAGGATCGAAGGTGGGCAGCGGCAAGCGGTTGCGCCCGCTCTCGTTCGGTGCCGTGACGTGGAGCGTCCCTCCCTCGTCGACGGTGAGCCCGAAGCCGGCGCCCCGCGCCGGCCAGAACTCGGTGCCGCTCGCCCGCAGGGTGGTCTTCGCCCCACCCAGCACGGCCGTCACCCGCACCGTCGCCCCGATCATCTCCGGTGTGATCGGCAGGCGCAGACCGACCAGCCGCTCGCCGAGCCGGGTCACGGGAAGCAGTTGGCGCCCGCTGTGCTGCCGGACGCCGTCGATGTACCCGAAGAACTCGTCCTGCTGGGTCGGCGCGCTCGTCGTCGCCACCAGCAGCACCGCGCGCCCGTTCTCGTCGAGCGTGAGGCCGAGGGCCTTCGCCACGGTCAGGTTCTGGTGCTTCACGGCTCCCCGGTCGATCGAGAGGTTGCCGTGCCCATCCGTGAAGTAGGCGATCACCCGGTCACGTGGAGCCGGGTCGTCGTCGAGGTTGGAGACGCCTTCGGGCTCGATCGAGCGGGCCCGCGAGGCTCCGAGCCGCATCCGCTTCTCGAACGTGCCGAAGCGGACGACGACGTACAGGTCCCAGAGGCCACGGCTCAGACCCGTCAGCGTGCCGCTGACGGCGAACGACACCGCGCCCGCCTCGAGATCCTCGGAGACGGTGCGGAGCTCCTCGACGTCGTCACCGCCGCGGAGGTGCGCTCGCAGTCCGAGGCCGTCCGGAGCTCCGTCGAGGCCCGGGATCCGGACCGTCGCCGCGACGGTCACGCGCTCCCCGCTCACCTGCACGTCCTCGAGACGGCAGGTCATCTTCGGGGGCATGACCACCAGTTCCTCGGCGGGGACGAGGTGCAGGAGGTCCTCGGGCAACCGGCGTCGGAATTCGCCGTCGCGGAAGGTGATCCGTTCCTTGGGACGTTCCGCGAGGTAGGAGGCAAAGGCCTGCAGGCCGTCGAGCTCCCCCGCCGTCAGCAGATCCATCTCGATGCGGATGTCGTCCTCGATGACGCGGCGCACCCCCTCGGTGTAGAGATGACCGACCTTCGCACGGAAGGTCTCGACCAGCCTCTCCTGCTCGGCGCGGTCCAGCTGCAACCAGCGGGAGTCGAGAGCGCGCTGCATGGACCAGCCCATGGGTCGCTTGAGCAGGGCGTCGCGCAGCTCGCCGGGTTCGGTGTACTGCTCGATGACCTGGCTCAGTCGAACGGCGATCTGGACCTGTGACTCGGAGCTCTGCCGCACGAGCGTGAGATTGCTGCCGTCGGACCGGTGCCGGATGACGTAGTAGTCCATGTCGGCGAGGATCGAGATCTTGCGGGCGTTGAGATAGACGGCCGCCATGAAGGGCTGGTCCTCGCCGACCTTCTGATCATCGGAGAAGCGCAGGTCGAGACGGTCGATGATCTCTCGGCGGATCAGCTTCGTGGGTCCGAGCGTGTTGAAGACCTTGTGCTCGACCAGGTCGGCGTCCAGGACCGTCCGACGGAACATTGTGCCCGGCGCCTGGCGCTTGTCGGTGCTGGTCATCTTGCCGAGGATGACGTCGGACTCCTCGGCGTGGGCGACCTCGACCATACGGCGCAATGCATCGGGGGTGAGCCGGTCGTCGGAGTCCAGGAAGAAGAGGAACTCGCCCGTCGCCCGACCGATCGCCGGATTGCGGCCACCCCCGGGGGTTCCGGAGTTCTCCTGGGTGATCACCGTGATCCGGGCGTCCTCGGCCGCCAGTTCGGCCAGGATCTCGGCGCTGCCGTCGGTCGAGCCGTCGTCGACGGCGAGGATCTCGATCGCGTCCGGGTCGATGGTCTGCTCGCGCACCGACCGGATCGCCTCACGCACGTAGTTCACGGAGTTGTAGACCGGGACGATCACAGAGACCTGGGGGGTCATGGCGGACCTCATCTCTCAGGGCGATCGACGAGGTGCGAGGACCGAACTCGACGCACGTCCTCCCCACGCTCCCGATCGCCGGGGCTGCAGCTGGCCGGAAGCGTAGCACCGGCTCCCGTGCAGGTCAGACCCCGAACACGCCGCGCCGACAGGCTGCTTCCGAGCACCCACCCAGGTCACAGGGGGATCACAGCACCCCGTCTGCGCTCAGGACGCGCCCCCGGGCCCAGGGCCACCGGGCGTGAGTTCCGCCTCATCGGACGCTGCGAGACCGAGCTCCTCGCGGGCGACGTCGACGAAACGATCCGCATAGTTCTCGCGCGGGATGTCCCCGAGGTAGTAGGTCGCCCATGCCTTCCGTTCGGCCTCGTGCGGATCGGCACCGGTCAGGTCGTCCAGCACCTCGTGGAGATTCTGCGGGTCGGTGCCCTCGGAGACCAGCACATAGGCGGCGCGCGCCATCGGGAACTCCTGCACGAACTCCTCGGCCCCCGTGCGCGGCGAGACCATCGCCAGCGGCTTGCCCGAGTGCAGGAAGTCCCCGACCACGGCGGAGACGTCGGAGATCATGGCGTCACAGGCGTTGAAGCAGTCCACGACGCTCATCTCGTTCTCCGCGAGGTCGCCGTAGAGGTGCTCGCGGCCGCCGGCGGCGGCATCGGCCGCGAGCATCTCGCGGATCTGGCGGCAGGACTCGCGCAGCTCCGGGGAGCGGGAGCTGTAGGGGTGGGGGCGGAACACGACACGGCAGCCGCGCTCGAGCAGGGCCCGCACGATCGCCGGCCCGATCGGCAGCGAGGAGTAGTTGGTCTCGGCCTGGTAGCCCAGCCAGGTCGGCGCGTAGAGCACGGAGCGGTCCTCGAGCTCGCCGATCGGTCCGCGCGCCTCCTCGACGTCCTCGACCTGGGGGCGGCCGACGATCCGGAAGATCTCCGGATGCATCGGGACGCCGAACGTGTCGAAGCGGTCGATGGCCGCCTGCCCGGCCACGAAGTCCCGGTCGTACATCCGGATGACCGGAGTGGCGCTGGAGGCCTTGTCGGACTCCCCGTGCAGGAGCTGGATGTGGGTCAGCCCGGCGTAGCGCACCATGTGGTTGTTGCGCATGGCGTTGTTCACGTAGAACACGCCGCGGGCCGAGGGCACGATCAGGTCGTCGAGGTCCGTCAGGGAGCGGCGCAGCAGCACCGGATGCTCCGTGGCGTTCGCGAGTTGGCGGAAGTTCGGGACGGTGCGCGCCACCAGGACGAAGGGGACGCCGAGCCGCTCGAGGTGGGGCAGCCACATGGTGACCTGGAAGGCGGAGCGGGGCGGGGCGTGCCAGTAGACGTAGAACCCTGGCTCCATCGCCTCGAGCGTCTCGGGCAGGCGGGTCTGGAAGCGTCGACGCTCCCGGATGCGGCCGACGCAGTCCGCCAGGGCGATCAGCGACATCACGAGCGAGGCGAGCGAGATCAGCGAGGTCACCGGCAGCAGCACGCCGGGGGCGAGGGTCGCCAGGGCGAGAGCGAGCAGTCCCAGCAGGTTCAGCGGGAAGATCCAGCCGTAGCGGAACGATGCCCGGTTGCGGCCCTCATGACCCGGGAAGTTCGCGGCGTACGGGACGGCGACCCCGTTCAGGGAGCGCAGCATCGGCTCGACCGCGAGCGCCCCGACGGCCAGGACGGCGGCGACGAGCTCCAGGACGCGGACGTCGCCGACCGTGTACAGCAGCACCGCGGACGCCGCGATGAGGAGGTAGCGGGCGGTCAGGTACCGGCCGATGCCGCCGATGCCGCGCGGCGGCCGTGTGAGGGCGCCTCGCTGGCGCACCAGGATGATCACCAGCGGCACGAGCGGGGCGATCACGGCGAGCCGCTGGTCGCCCAACCCGACGACGACGACGATCGACAGCACCGCGAGGGTGTTCACGACGACCGACCACAGGGACAGCATGTCCGCGGCCTTCTGGATGCTGATCACCTTCACGCCGTGGCACCTCTCGTTCCGGGGGCAGGAGGATGCGCCCCGTCTCGGGCGGGGCACCGCACGATCTTGCCACGCGAAGCGCACCCGGCGTGCGCGCCGGGATCAGCGCGCCCTTCGGCGCGGCGGGCGCAGCCCCGCTCGACGGGCGAGGTCCCGGGCCGCTCGTGCCGCGTCCGCGACGGCCGTCGCGGCGCCGTCCGGGACGCTGCGTCCCGGCGGATCGACGGTGGGGAACGCCACCGCGTCGGGCAGGCGCAGAATCACGGCCCCGTGGGCATCGGCCACCCGGATCCTCCGAACCGGGTCACGGATCGCGGAGGGCAGGGCCGCCGCGAGCAGCCCGTCCCGCAGGGTGACCGTCGGGATCTCCTCGCCGGGGCGGTCCTGGTCGAGGCCGCGGAGCGTGGAAATCCGCAGGGTCGTGGGACGCTGGACCCGCAGCAGGGCGACGCGCCGGCCCGGCGCGATCTCCAGCACCGAGAGCATCTCTGCCAGCGGGCCGACCCTGGTGACGCGGACGTACCCGATGTCCACGGAGAGGTTCCCGAAGCCCCGGGTGAAGTAGGCCGTCCCCACCTCCCGGCCGTCCTCGTCGGTCACCAGGCGTCGCTCCGAGGTGATGTGGGGGCCCCGGCGACCACCGAGCCGGTTCTGGATCTCCTGGCCCCCGTACCGCTGGACGACATGGACGTCCCAGACCGCGCTCTCCAGTCCGGAGACCTCGACGTCGGCATGGAAGCGCACCGCGGCCCCGGAGCTCCCGGAGGGCTCGCCCTCCCTCGCGAGCTCCACATCGTGGGCCGGCACGTCGAAGCTCTCCTCGCTCCCGCGCCGGCGGATGCGCAGCAGGACGCCGTCCGGAGAGGTCGTGCTGCGCCGGACCTGAGCCCGGGCACCGATCCGGAGGTGCCCGGCCTCGACGACGAGCTCCTCGAGAGCGACCACCCCGACCACCTTCACGTCCCGGAGCTCCTCCCGCCCGATCGTCTCCACCAGATCCGTCGGCAGATCGAAGCGGAAGGCTCCGTCCTCGAGGACCAGGGATTCCTCGCCGTCGTCCGCCTCCCACCGGATCAGCTCTCGCAGAGCCTCGGTGCGCCCCGCGAGAGCGAGCCTCACCTTCAGCCGGTACATGGGCTCCAGATGTCCCCAGACGTGCTCCGTGAGGTACGGACCGATCGCCTCCTGGATATCGGTGACGACGGCCTCCTGCTCCGCCTCGGAGAGGTCCAGGAATCGGGAGCGGACCGATTTGCGCAGCGCTCCGCGCACCGGACGCCGCAGCAGACCGTCGCGAAGCTCTCCCGGCTCGGTCCCGTCGACGATGACCTCGACGGTCGCGGAGAGCAGCGCTGTGTAGTCCCGCGAGGTCCGGGGATCGGAGGTGACGTTGTCCCCGCTCTCCCTGGTGCGGATCAGCACGTAGGCCCGGTCGGCGCGGATGCTGATCTTCCGCGCGGCCAGATAGCAGGTCAACGTGAACGGCTGGTCCGAGCCGACCCGCAGGTGGGTCGGGTTGTGCGCGCCCGTCCTGCGCACCAGGTCCGTCCGGAACAGCTTGATCGCCGTCAAGGAGTTGAAGAGGCTGTCCTCGACCAGGTGCGCCACGGCTTTGGATTGCGTGAACATCGACCCCGGGGCGTGGCGCCCGTTCAGGCCCACCATCCTCGCCAGGACGATGTCGGAGCCCTCCTTCTCCGCATAGGCCGCCAGTTCGCCGAGCGCTCCCTCGGTGAGCACGTCGTCGGAGCCGAGGACGAACACGTACTTCCCGCGCGCAGCCGCGATGCCCTTGTTGCAGGGATCGGCCGGACCGCCGGAGTTGGGCTGATCCAGGACCCGGTAATCGGGACATCGTTCGGCGTACTCGGCCAGGACCTTCTCGGATCCGTCATCGGAGCCGTCGTTGACCAGGATGACCTCGAGCTCGGCGGGACCGAGCCGCTGCTCGGGGATCGCATCGAGCGTCTCCGGCAGGTACGGCATCGAGTTGTACACCGGGATCACGAGCGATAC
Encoded proteins:
- a CDS encoding 2-C-methyl-D-erythritol 4-phosphate cytidylyltransferase, whose product is MYSLILLNGGIGSRTGANQPKQLLKLRGIPILVYALVTADRVEQISQIVVNYPPDWRGQVEEVLEAYAISTPVTLVEAGESRHSSVAAMLPHCTNDDVIIHESARPLVQTSDFQRLIDSDHRNVSLMSEISFTVAPVDPETSAVTGSLERDRLRNVQLPQKFSKSDLQGAHTRALERETEYTEDATLVADSGFPVHFVDGSDRNFKVTTSTDLKMAGFLLRPEEDDDE
- a CDS encoding SDR family NAD(P)-dependent oxidoreductase: MSKTALVTGASRGIGLETTRRFILNNDDITTVVMCARDSEDFDHNVAELEKELPIGRRIVPIKVDVGDRPALKKAIKQAHAEVGNIDVLVNNAGYTNPVPLQQVKMADFEKTINVNLYGPFTIVKTLLNRGNRFDLIVNIASTAGINGRSGWLTYSASKAAVINMSQVMREELSIYGTRVVCLSPGRTATDLRKTLAPDEDPSTIMQPEHVAQVINTMSSPVGRFIDSENIVVRQ
- a CDS encoding ABC transporter ATP-binding protein, producing MTDTHDEIDFEIDPEDLDQAPPEEIPSDQLSLLVNDLHVSYRVFGAKKVGHGPGRKSGLLGRLARRGAADPPVREVKAIKGISFAARHGEAIGIIGVNGSGKSTLLRAIAGLVPPAGGTVHVASNPSLLGVNAVLMKDLTGERNIMIGALANGLTLEETRAKYQEIVDFAEIGDFVNLPMKSYSSGMGARLRFAISASAVPDILMIDEALATGDAHFRAKSKARMDEIRQSAGTVFLVSHSLATVQSMCTRVLWVHEGRLVMDGDSREVCQTYKEYVHARNAQRKRSAAKAAKAGKEG
- a CDS encoding ABC transporter permease; this translates as MTNVEPGLEAVPTVPPPLERTFAPSAVDAAVRDNALEAIGVRPRLGAYFKELWERRAFIRVMAVSKAYSENQGTYLGQVWTLISPIINASVYVLIFGFLLQIGRQGIENTIAFIVVGVFMFRFFERSVMAGAHSLNKNMNLVRSVQFPRAVLPIAGVLAELTVLGPALVVMCVISYLSGFLPIAGKVTIDWYWLLLIPAVILMWIFSTGCAFMVARWVAMTPDLDNLLPHVMRVLMYASGVIFSMERVVGVFSWGWILEYQPVAVYLYLVRSSLLNEPAYTPDATMWLFGVIWAVLFSVIGFLVFWGGEERYGRD
- a CDS encoding polysaccharide pyruvyl transferase family protein — its product is MSAPIKTFWWRWKYPHRLNFGDELTPPLVERLTGRRVTWAPPERCDLVGAGSVVQMILKRRQQNQPRIWGSGFIRAAADGEEPARLDALAVRGRSTLGRVENLSSREIALGDPGILAPLLVEGTVRKRYSLGVIPHYHDVSSPVVEQMRALGPGVRVIDVAWTPQEVAREIAACDAVISSSLHGLIFSDALGVPNAHIRLGDRLKGGLYKFHDYYSAYPVADRYREYTVPTGGPQSLRAVVDAVIDGYAEPVGLHDLQEGLTRALREL
- a CDS encoding glycosyltransferase family 2 protein → MTPQVSVIVPVYNSVNYVREAIRSVREQTIDPDAIEILAVDDGSTDGSAEILAELAAEDARITVITQENSGTPGGGRNPAIGRATGEFLFFLDSDDRLTPDALRRMVEVAHAEESDVILGKMTSTDKRQAPGTMFRRTVLDADLVEHKVFNTLGPTKLIRREIIDRLDLRFSDDQKVGEDQPFMAAVYLNARKISILADMDYYVIRHRSDGSNLTLVRQSSESQVQIAVRLSQVIEQYTEPGELRDALLKRPMGWSMQRALDSRWLQLDRAEQERLVETFRAKVGHLYTEGVRRVIEDDIRIEMDLLTAGELDGLQAFASYLAERPKERITFRDGEFRRRLPEDLLHLVPAEELVVMPPKMTCRLEDVQVSGERVTVAATVRIPGLDGAPDGLGLRAHLRGGDDVEELRTVSEDLEAGAVSFAVSGTLTGLSRGLWDLYVVVRFGTFEKRMRLGASRARSIEPEGVSNLDDDPAPRDRVIAYFTDGHGNLSIDRGAVKHQNLTVAKALGLTLDENGRAVLLVATTSAPTQQDEFFGYIDGVRQHSGRQLLPVTRLGERLVGLRLPITPEMIGATVRVTAVLGGAKTTLRASGTEFWPARGAGFGLTVDEGGTLHVTAPNESGRNRLPLPTFDPRTRSDRLREARDRVASTVRGLPVVGPALTGVVRRVRDRRS
- a CDS encoding CDP-glycerol glycerophosphotransferase family protein, whose amino-acid sequence is MKVISIQKAADMLSLWSVVVNTLAVLSIVVVVGLGDQRLAVIAPLVPLVIILVRQRGALTRPPRGIGGIGRYLTARYLLIAASAVLLYTVGDVRVLELVAAVLAVGALAVEPMLRSLNGVAVPYAANFPGHEGRNRASFRYGWIFPLNLLGLLALALATLAPGVLLPVTSLISLASLVMSLIALADCVGRIRERRRFQTRLPETLEAMEPGFYVYWHAPPRSAFQVTMWLPHLERLGVPFVLVARTVPNFRQLANATEHPVLLRRSLTDLDDLIVPSARGVFYVNNAMRNNHMVRYAGLTHIQLLHGESDKASSATPVIRMYDRDFVAGQAAIDRFDTFGVPMHPEIFRIVGRPQVEDVEEARGPIGELEDRSVLYAPTWLGYQAETNYSSLPIGPAIVRALLERGCRVVFRPHPYSSRSPELRESCRQIREMLAADAAAGGREHLYGDLAENEMSVVDCFNACDAMISDVSAVVGDFLHSGKPLAMVSPRTGAEEFVQEFPMARAAYVLVSEGTDPQNLHEVLDDLTGADPHEAERKAWATYYLGDIPRENYADRFVDVAREELGLAASDEAELTPGGPGPGGAS
- a CDS encoding glycosyltransferase family 2 protein; its protein translation is MAHHPGDQPLVSLVIPVYNSMPYLPETLDAIPEQRLGPAELEVILVNDGSDDGSEKVLAEYAERCPDYRVLDQPNSGGPADPCNKGIAAARGKYVFVLGSDDVLTEGALGELAAYAEKEGSDIVLARMVGLNGRHAPGSMFTQSKAVAHLVEDSLFNSLTAIKLFRTDLVRRTGAHNPTHLRVGSDQPFTLTCYLAARKISIRADRAYVLIRTRESGDNVTSDPRTSRDYTALLSATVEVIVDGTEPGELRDGLLRRPVRGALRKSVRSRFLDLSEAEQEAVVTDIQEAIGPYLTEHVWGHLEPMYRLKVRLALAGRTEALRELIRWEADDGEESLVLEDGAFRFDLPTDLVETIGREELRDVKVVGVVALEELVVEAGHLRIGARAQVRRSTTSPDGVLLRIRRRGSEESFDVPAHDVELAREGEPSGSSGAAVRFHADVEVSGLESAVWDVHVVQRYGGQEIQNRLGGRRGPHITSERRLVTDEDGREVGTAYFTRGFGNLSVDIGYVRVTRVGPLAEMLSVLEIAPGRRVALLRVQRPTTLRISTLRGLDQDRPGEEIPTVTLRDGLLAAALPSAIRDPVRRIRVADAHGAVILRLPDAVAFPTVDPPGRSVPDGAATAVADAARAARDLARRAGLRPPRRRAR